Proteins encoded by one window of Sphaerodactylus townsendi isolate TG3544 linkage group LG02, MPM_Stown_v2.3, whole genome shotgun sequence:
- the LOC125427305 gene encoding olfactory receptor 1019-like, with product MPAENHTEVTEFVLLGIVEDPQIQVVLFVVFLIIYLINLAGNMGMIFLIVLCPHLQSPMYIFLSQLSFLDLCYSSAIGPKMLVDLLTERKVISFAGCFAQLVVFCIFGDTECFLLAAMAYDRYVAICRPLQYSIIMSRKVYIYLIIGSYTASVGDTVVQFISLFTLDYCSSNVINHFFCDVPPLFALSCSDIHINEMLLFACTSFIEFGSLTVVLMSYISIISTILKINSAEGRCKAFSTCASHLTVITFFYGTIIFMYLRPSSAYALDKDKWASIFYTLIIPMMNPLIYSVRNKEVKDAFKKIMKTKIVF from the coding sequence atgcctGCAGAGAACCACACTGAAGTTACAGAATTTGTTCTCCTGGGAATTGTTGAAGATCCACAGATCCAAGTTGTTCTCTTTGTAGTTTTCCTCATCATCTATCTGATCAACCTAGCAGGCAACATGGGCATGATTTTCCTGATTGTACTCTGTCCTCATCTGCAGAGTCCCATGTACATTTTTCTCAGTCAGTTGTCATTCCTAGACCTGTGTTACTCTTCGGCCATTGGTCCCAAGATGCTTGTTGACTTGCTGACGGAAAGAAAAGTAATTTCCTTTGCTGGCTGCTTTGCACAGTTAGTTGTTTTTTGTATCTTTGGGGACACCGAATGTTTTCTGTTGGCAGCTATGGCTTATGACCGTTATGTAGCCATCTGTCGTCCACTACAATATTCCATTATTATGTCCAGAAAAGTTTATATCTATCTCATTATAGGTTCATACACAGCTAGTGTTGGTGATACAGTAGTACAGTTTATATCTCTCTTTACTTTAGATTACTGTAGTTCCAATGTTATCAATCATTTCTTCTGTGATGTGCCCCCTCTCTTTGCCCTCTCCTGTTCAGACATCCATATCAATGAGATGTTGCTATTTGCTTGTACCAGTTTCATTGAGTTCGGTTCTCTCACTGTTGTCCTAATGTCATACATCTCCATCATCTCCACCATCCTAAAGATAAACTCTGCTGAGGGCAGGTGCAAAGCCTTCTCTACATGTGCCTCCCACTTGACTGTAATCACTTTCTTCTATGGGACAATTATATTCATGTACTTGCGTCCTTCATCTGCATATGCCCTGGATAAAGACAAATGGGCCTCTATCTTCTACACACTGATAATACCAATGATGAATCCTTTGATCTACAGTGTAAGGAACAAGGAAGTAAAAGATGCTTTCAAAAAGATTATGAAGACAAAAATAGTTTTTTGA